A part of Caretta caretta isolate rCarCar2 chromosome 1, rCarCar1.hap1, whole genome shotgun sequence genomic DNA contains:
- the P2RY6 gene encoding P2Y purinoceptor 6: MEMENHTVAAATNSCTFHEEFKQILLPLVYSVVFVVGLPLNFIVIVQIWLSRKVLTRTAIYMLNLATADLLYVCSLPLLIYNYTQKDYWPFGDFTCRFVRFQFYSNLHGSILFLTCISVQRYLGICHPLSSWHKKRGKRFTWMVCGGVWVIVIAQCLPTFVFASTGIQRNRTVCYDLSPPDRSASYFPYGMTLTVTGFLIPFVFILVCYCCMTKILCQKDEMIGLAVRKKKDKAIRMIIIVVIVFAISFFPFHLTKTIYLIIRSLAGVPCLVLQTFAIAYKCTRPFASMNSVLDPILFYFTQRKFRESTRHLLEKVSSKWRHDTCRTYKS; encoded by the coding sequence ATGGAGATGGAGAACCATACTGTGGCTGCGGCGACGAACTCCTGCACCTTTCATGAGGAGTTCAAGCAGATCCTGCTGCCCCTGGTCTACTCTGTGGTCTTTGTGGTGGGGCTCCCCCTGAACTTCATCGTCATTGTGCAGATCTGGCTCTCCAGGAAGGTGCTGACCCGCACTGCCATCTACATGCTGAACCTGGCCACGGCCGACCTGCTGTACGTGTGCTCCCTGCCGCTGCTCATCTACAACTACACGCAGAAGGACTACTGGCCCTTTGGGGACTTCACCTGCAGGTTCGTCCGCTTCCAGTTCTACAGCAACCTGCATGGCAGCATCCTGTTCCTCACCTGCATCAGCGTCCAGCGCTACCTGGGCATCTGCCACCCTCTGTCATCCTGGCACAAGAAGAGGGGCAAGAGGTTTACCTGGATGGTGTGCGGCGGGGTATGGGTCATCGTCATCGCCCAGTGCCTGCCCACCTTCGTCTTTGCCTCCACGGGCATCCAGAGGAATAGGACCGTATGCTACGACCTCAGCCCCCCGGACCGCTCCGCCAGCTACTTCCCCTACGGCATGACGCTGACAGTCACGGGGTTCCTCATCCCCTTCGTCTTCATCCTGGTGTGCTACTGCTGCATGACCAAGATCCTCTGCCAGAAGGACGAGATGATAGGCCTGGCCGTGCGCAAGAAGAAGGACAAGGCCATCCGGATGATCATCATTGTAGTCATCGTCTTCGCCATCAGCTTCTTCCCCTTCCACCTGACCAAGACCATCTACCTGATCATCCGCTCCTTGGCGGGCGTGCCCTGCCTGGTCTTGCAAACCTTTGCCATCGCCTACAAGTGCACTAGGCCCTTTGCCAGCATGAACAGCGTCCTGGACCCCATCCTCTTCTACTTCACCCAGCGCAAGTTCCGGGAGAGCACACGCCACCTGCTGGAAAAAGTGAGCTCCAAGTGGAGACACGACACATGCCGCACCTACAAGTCGTAG